A part of Halobaculum sp. MBLA0143 genomic DNA contains:
- the purE gene encoding 5-(carboxyamino)imidazole ribonucleotide mutase: MTTDDTPTTVAELCDRLEREADAEADPATTPDVGVVMGSDSDLETMQGAFDAFDRLGFAEQTAFDDPPETRFTYETYVVSAHRTPELMRTYGRTAGDRGLDVVIAGAGGKAADLPNVTASFAYPVPVIGVPVQEKSVDSVLGMPTGAPLVAVDAGKSFNAALSAVQVLAREHEELRERLVAYHEELQGEVVEVSGRLHDEGVTSFRDAEK; this comes from the coding sequence ATGACGACAGACGACACACCCACGACGGTAGCGGAACTGTGTGACAGACTCGAACGGGAGGCCGACGCCGAGGCCGACCCGGCGACGACGCCCGACGTCGGCGTCGTCATGGGGTCGGACTCCGACCTGGAGACGATGCAGGGGGCATTCGACGCCTTCGACCGACTCGGCTTCGCCGAGCAGACCGCCTTCGACGACCCGCCCGAGACCCGGTTCACCTACGAGACGTACGTCGTCTCCGCCCACCGGACGCCGGAGCTGATGCGAACCTACGGCCGGACGGCGGGCGACCGCGGGCTGGACGTGGTGATCGCCGGCGCCGGCGGGAAGGCCGCGGACCTGCCGAACGTGACGGCGTCGTTCGCCTACCCCGTCCCCGTGATCGGCGTCCCGGTCCAGGAGAAGTCCGTCGACTCCGTGCTCGGGATGCCGACCGGAGCGCCGTTGGTCGCCGTCGACGCCGGAAAGTCGTTCAACGCGGCGCTGTCGGCGGTCCAGGTGCTCGCGCGAGAGCACGAGGAACTGCGGGAGCGGTTGGTGGCGTACCACGAGGAGCTGCAGGGCGAGGTGGTCGAGGTGTCCGGGCGGCTCCACGACGAGGGCGTCACGTCGTTTCGGGACGCAGAGAAGTGA
- a CDS encoding 5-(carboxyamino)imidazole ribonucleotide synthase: protein MHDSAPGGAVKPSSAHTLGVVGGGQLGRMLAEAASPLGVDVVVVDPTPGCPASRVADQIEGSFDDEAAIRELAARADAVTVEIELADPEALAAASAAHDTPVHPDPETLRTIRDKLVQTRAFDDAGVPLPAYRGVDTPAELAAAVEAFDGVMCKARTGGYDGRGNTPVTAGDDPAAALATVGADGNRGAVAERFVDFRRELSVIGVVGDGETRAYAPTETIHEDEILRETLVPARTTDAVAERAREVAQDVLAALEGRGVYGIELFETTDGEVLLNEVAPRPHNSGHWTIEGAATSQFEQHVRAVLGLPLGDTTTRSPSATANLLGGESLEGRRPVVGFETGAAGDVRGGDADERTDTTDDAGAETDTTDDAGEETDTTDDADGVVLTGVDEVLAAGDAALHWYGKREVYPLRKTGHVTVSRDDDPEAVLDGARAHASELEFSEATRR from the coding sequence ATGCACGACTCCGCCCCAGGTGGAGCCGTGAAGCCGAGTTCCGCACACACGCTTGGCGTCGTCGGCGGGGGGCAGTTGGGGCGGATGCTCGCGGAGGCGGCGTCCCCGCTGGGCGTCGACGTGGTGGTCGTCGATCCGACGCCGGGCTGTCCGGCGTCGCGAGTCGCCGACCAGATCGAGGGGTCGTTCGACGACGAGGCGGCGATCCGGGAGTTGGCGGCGCGGGCCGACGCCGTCACCGTAGAGATCGAACTCGCGGACCCGGAGGCGCTGGCGGCCGCGAGCGCGGCCCACGACACCCCGGTCCACCCGGACCCGGAGACGCTCCGGACGATCCGGGACAAGCTCGTCCAGACCCGAGCGTTCGACGACGCCGGCGTGCCGCTGCCGGCGTACCGCGGCGTCGACACGCCGGCAGAGTTGGCGGCGGCCGTCGAGGCGTTCGACGGCGTGATGTGCAAGGCGCGGACCGGCGGGTACGACGGCCGCGGCAACACGCCGGTGACCGCCGGCGACGACCCCGCGGCGGCGCTGGCGACCGTGGGCGCCGACGGCAACCGCGGCGCCGTCGCCGAGCGGTTCGTCGACTTCCGGCGAGAGCTGTCCGTGATCGGTGTCGTCGGCGACGGGGAGACCCGGGCGTACGCGCCGACGGAGACGATCCACGAAGACGAGATCCTCCGGGAGACGCTCGTGCCCGCGCGGACGACCGACGCGGTCGCCGAGCGCGCCCGCGAGGTCGCCCAGGACGTGCTCGCGGCGCTGGAGGGAAGAGGCGTCTACGGGATCGAACTGTTCGAGACAACCGACGGCGAGGTGTTGCTCAACGAGGTCGCGCCGCGGCCACACAACTCCGGCCACTGGACCATCGAGGGGGCCGCCACCTCGCAGTTCGAGCAACACGTCCGCGCGGTGTTGGGGCTCCCGCTGGGCGACACGACGACCCGGAGTCCGTCGGCGACCGCGAACCTCCTCGGGGGCGAGTCGCTGGAGGGCCGCCGTCCGGTCGTCGGCTTCGAAACCGGCGCCGCCGGCGACGTTCGGGGTGGTGACGCGGACGAAAGGACAGACACGACGGACGACGCAGGCGCGGAGACAGACACGACGGACGACGCAGGCGAGGAGACAGACACGACGGACGACGCAGACGGCGTCGTGTTGACGGGCGTCGACGAGGTGCTCGCGGCCGGCGACGCCGCTCTCCACTGGTACGGAAAACGCGAGGTGTACCCTCTGCGGAAGACCGGTCACGTCACCGTCAGCCGGGACGACGACCCGGAGGCGGTGTTGGACGGCGCCCGTGCGCACGCGAGTGAGCTCGAATTCAGCGAGGCCACACGACGATGA
- a CDS encoding flippase activity-associated protein Agl23, which yields MSDDGAETDDPTASPAGAEAPPDGDETPPDPVAAADRGLAGRVRLVVAAVAVVGLLLRVVDLGGRVLHWDEGRVGYWTLRFQETGEFFYRPIIHGPFLPVVNRSLFDLFSASPTVARLPVALLGGLLPLSALALRGRLSDRETVALAVLLAVDPLLLYYSRFMRSDVVVATFAFTAFVLCVAAIDRRNGLYVIPAAAAIGLAFTAKENALVYVLCLGGAAALMLDHRLVAVATRTGSLLDAVVDTAVAGLRTVDDWTAGKRLRGAVRRRVDRDTTAVAVHVAVWLPVVAVVAAGAFLTAVVAFYAPRPELWQALAGEQPLGPVLETATFGAGERFVDSWVSAGEGNPYLAFLWDLSKTVGYGSTVVVSLAAVGFLADGYGGRNRRLVAFCVYWAAVSLLGYPVGTDIQAPWIAVHVVLPLCVPGAVGLVAVVDRLESGLSADDGVRVGLAAFVLVAAAGGLVVPTVDYWNTTASEDQALIQWAQPSNDLGDTLADVQTVARHNDGTDVLYVGTTQRNGNELFYVGNESALDRAPPAGNWHSRLPLPWYTERVDANVTSTPASARYDGLPADPPPVVIAYAWDHENVSTRLPAGYEAHRHDFKLWGEEVVVYVESSVLEEAQAAASVEARVES from the coding sequence ATGAGCGACGACGGCGCGGAGACGGACGACCCGACGGCCTCCCCGGCCGGGGCGGAGGCCCCGCCAGACGGCGACGAGACGCCACCGGATCCGGTCGCCGCCGCCGACCGTGGGCTCGCGGGTCGTGTCCGGCTCGTCGTCGCCGCAGTCGCCGTCGTCGGGCTGTTGTTGCGGGTGGTCGACCTCGGCGGCCGGGTGCTCCACTGGGACGAGGGTCGGGTCGGCTACTGGACGCTCCGGTTCCAAGAGACGGGCGAGTTCTTCTACCGCCCGATCATTCACGGGCCGTTCCTCCCGGTCGTCAACCGATCGTTGTTCGACCTGTTTTCCGCGTCGCCGACCGTCGCCAGACTCCCGGTCGCGTTGTTGGGGGGGCTGTTGCCGTTGTCGGCGCTGGCACTACGCGGCCGCCTCTCCGACCGCGAGACCGTCGCGCTGGCCGTGTTGCTCGCCGTCGACCCGTTGTTGCTGTACTACAGCCGGTTCATGCGGTCGGACGTCGTCGTCGCGACGTTCGCGTTCACGGCGTTCGTCCTCTGTGTAGCGGCGATCGACCGCCGGAACGGGCTGTACGTGATCCCCGCGGCGGCCGCCATCGGGCTGGCGTTCACCGCCAAGGAGAACGCGCTCGTGTACGTGTTGTGCCTGGGCGGGGCGGCGGCGCTGATGCTCGACCACCGGCTCGTCGCCGTGGCTACACGGACGGGGTCGTTGTTGGACGCCGTCGTCGACACTGCCGTCGCCGGGCTCCGGACGGTCGACGACTGGACCGCTGGCAAACGCCTCCGCGGGGCGGTCCGACGACGCGTCGACCGCGACACGACCGCCGTCGCCGTCCACGTCGCCGTCTGGCTGCCGGTCGTCGCCGTCGTCGCCGCCGGCGCGTTCCTGACTGCCGTCGTCGCCTTCTACGCCCCCCGGCCGGAGCTGTGGCAGGCCCTCGCCGGGGAACAACCGCTCGGGCCCGTTCTGGAGACAGCGACGTTCGGCGCCGGCGAGCGGTTCGTCGACAGCTGGGTGTCTGCCGGCGAGGGGAACCCCTACCTCGCGTTCCTGTGGGACCTGTCGAAGACGGTGGGTTACGGCTCGACGGTCGTCGTCTCACTCGCGGCCGTCGGCTTCCTCGCGGACGGCTACGGCGGTCGCAACCGTCGGCTCGTCGCCTTCTGTGTCTACTGGGCCGCGGTGTCGCTCCTCGGCTACCCAGTCGGGACGGACATCCAGGCGCCCTGGATCGCCGTCCACGTCGTCTTGCCGTTGTGTGTGCCGGGCGCGGTCGGGCTCGTCGCGGTCGTCGACCGGCTGGAGTCGGGGCTCTCGGCCGACGACGGCGTCCGGGTCGGGCTCGCGGCGTTCGTGCTCGTGGCCGCCGCCGGCGGGCTCGTCGTGCCGACGGTCGACTACTGGAACACCACGGCCTCCGAGGACCAGGCGCTGATCCAGTGGGCACAGCCGAGCAACGACCTCGGCGACACGCTCGCCGACGTGCAGACGGTCGCCCGCCACAACGACGGGACGGACGTGTTGTACGTCGGCACGACACAGCGAAACGGCAACGAGCTGTTCTACGTCGGCAACGAGTCCGCGTTGGACCGGGCGCCGCCGGCCGGGAACTGGCACTCCAGGCTCCCGTTGCCGTGGTACACGGAACGGGTCGACGCCAACGTGACGAGCACCCCGGCGTCCGCGCGGTACGACGGCTTGCCGGCGGACCCGCCGCCGGTCGTGATCGCGTACGCCTGGGACCACGAGAACGTCTCCACGCGGCTCCCGGCTGGCTACGAGGCCCACCGCCACGACTTCAAGCTCTGGGGCGAGGAGGTCGTCGTGTACGTGGAGTCGTCGGTGCTCGAGGAGGCGCAAGCGGCGGCGTCTGTGGAGGCGAGAGTCGAGTCGTAG
- a CDS encoding SHOCT domain-containing protein: MSSASPVARARENLVGIVSLVVTGVWMLGLFTGQEWWLPVLIVGYAFVLPVVAILFGDEEDVEEYWDGDATVSTTESSDRTDEEQSTADALDTLRDRYARGELTEEQFERKLDRLLETETVEDASEHRRRAEREREREREPERERE; this comes from the coding sequence ATGAGCAGTGCCTCTCCGGTCGCGCGCGCCAGAGAGAATCTCGTCGGCATCGTCTCGCTCGTCGTCACCGGCGTCTGGATGCTCGGACTGTTCACCGGCCAGGAGTGGTGGCTGCCGGTGCTGATCGTCGGCTACGCCTTCGTGCTCCCGGTCGTCGCCATCCTGTTCGGCGACGAGGAGGACGTCGAGGAGTACTGGGACGGCGACGCGACGGTCTCGACGACGGAGTCGTCCGACCGGACGGACGAGGAACAGTCGACGGCCGACGCCCTCGACACGCTCCGAGACCGGTACGCCCGCGGCGAACTCACCGAAGAACAGTTCGAACGGAAACTCGACCGACTGCTGGAGACAGAGACGGTGGAAGACGCGTCGGAGCACCGTCGGCGAGCCGAACGGGAGCGGGAGCGAGAGCGCGAACCCGAACGCGAACGCGAGTGA
- the ribH gene encoding 6,7-dimethyl-8-ribityllumazine synthase, translating into MALGLVVAQYNASVTDRMEEAALGAAEERGVAVVETVEAPGVYDTPLVADRLARRGDVDAVAVVGAVVTGDTAHDEVIADAAAEKLSQVSLDRDVPVTFGVAGPGMSGAEARERVEKGAEAVDAAVDTLEALADV; encoded by the coding sequence ATCGCACTCGGTCTGGTGGTGGCGCAGTACAACGCGTCCGTCACCGACCGTATGGAGGAGGCCGCGCTGGGGGCCGCCGAGGAGCGCGGCGTCGCGGTGGTCGAGACCGTCGAGGCACCAGGGGTGTACGACACGCCGTTGGTCGCCGACCGGCTCGCCCGTCGTGGCGACGTAGACGCCGTCGCCGTCGTCGGCGCGGTCGTCACCGGCGACACCGCCCACGACGAGGTGATCGCCGACGCGGCCGCCGAGAAGCTCTCGCAGGTGAGCCTCGACCGAGACGTACCGGTGACGTTCGGTGTCGCCGGGCCGGGGATGAGCGGCGCAGAGGCGCGCGAACGGGTGGAGAAGGGGGCCGAGGCGGTCGACGCCGCGGTCGACACACTGGAGGCACTCGCCGATGTCTGA
- a CDS encoding pyridoxal phosphate-dependent aminotransferase yields MSDSEFAFPTSERVDRVEPSATLAIGNAAAALEADGVDVVDLSVGEPDFPTPDNVVEAGKAALDAGHTGYTSSNGIPELKEATAEKLRADGIDADPGEVIVTPGAKQALYETVQTLVGSGDEVVLLDPAWVSYEAMVKLAGGDITRVDTAPSFQLEPALDDLAAAVTDDTDVLVVNTPSNPTGAVYTDAAIEGVRDLAVDHDLTVIADEIYGEITYGVEQTSLASLDGLAERTVTINGFSKAYSMTGWRLGYLHADEAFVGAAGKLHSHSVSCATNFVQRAGIEALRNTDDAVAEMVDAFESRRDLVVDTLADAGVDVSVPDGAFYAMLPVDDDDQTWSERAIEEAHVATVPGNAFGAPGYARISYAASEERLREAFDRLFAHDLL; encoded by the coding sequence ATGTCTGACTCGGAGTTCGCGTTCCCGACGAGCGAACGCGTCGACCGGGTGGAGCCGTCGGCGACGCTCGCCATCGGCAACGCCGCGGCCGCGCTGGAGGCCGACGGGGTCGACGTGGTCGACCTCTCCGTCGGCGAACCGGACTTCCCGACGCCGGACAACGTCGTCGAGGCCGGGAAGGCGGCCCTCGACGCGGGCCACACGGGCTACACCTCCTCGAACGGGATTCCGGAGCTGAAGGAGGCGACCGCAGAGAAGCTGCGGGCCGACGGGATCGACGCCGACCCCGGTGAGGTGATCGTCACGCCCGGCGCGAAGCAGGCGCTGTACGAGACGGTCCAGACGCTCGTCGGCTCCGGCGACGAGGTCGTCCTCTTGGATCCGGCGTGGGTGTCGTACGAGGCGATGGTGAAGCTGGCCGGCGGCGACATCACTCGCGTCGACACGGCGCCGTCGTTCCAGCTGGAGCCGGCTCTGGACGACCTCGCGGCCGCGGTGACGGACGACACGGACGTGCTCGTCGTCAACACGCCGTCGAACCCCACGGGCGCGGTGTACACGGACGCCGCGATCGAGGGAGTGCGGGATCTCGCCGTCGACCACGACCTGACGGTGATCGCCGACGAGATTTACGGCGAGATCACCTACGGCGTCGAGCAGACCAGCCTGGCGAGTCTCGACGGGCTGGCCGAGCGGACGGTGACGATCAACGGCTTCTCGAAGGCGTACTCGATGACGGGCTGGCGGCTGGGCTACCTCCACGCGGACGAGGCGTTCGTCGGCGCCGCCGGCAAACTCCACTCACACTCCGTCTCCTGTGCGACGAACTTCGTCCAACGGGCCGGAATCGAGGCGCTGCGCAACACGGACGACGCCGTCGCCGAGATGGTCGACGCCTTCGAGTCCCGCCGCGACCTCGTCGTCGACACGCTCGCGGACGCCGGCGTCGACGTGTCCGTTCCAGACGGTGCCTTCTACGCCATGCTCCCGGTGGACGACGACGACCAGACGTGGTCGGAGCGAGCGATCGAGGAGGCACACGTCGCAACCGTCCCTGGCAACGCCTTCGGCGCTCCCGGCTACGCTCGCATCTCTTATGCCGCGAGCGAGGAACGACTCCGCGAGGCGTTCGACCGGTTGTTCGCCCACGACCTGTTGTAG
- a CDS encoding ABC transporter ATP-binding protein, which translates to MEVRNLKKHFPITKGLLNREVGRVRAVDGISFSVDRGETVGLVGESGCGKSTAAESILRLEDPTDGSVIFDGQDITKYDDTELKRFRREAQMIFQNPDSSFDPRMTVGESIAEPLSIHGVGPRERREEISRDLLERVGLNADDADRYPHEMSGGQKQRVALARALVVNPRMIVADEPVSALDVSVQADVISLLKDIQEEFNLSILFISHDMSVVREVCDRVAVMYLGEIVELADTETIFNDPQHPYTKALLSAIPTLDPTSRGIDSGLTGEVPEPSNPPSGCNFYTRCPEVIQPDGLEIDQAAYRGVMDLRVSIERQGIELEGLREFVGLDDGESATDEDARKMRAELRREHDIPERIGDRDAEAAVEEALDQIVREEVSDAAERLAAEFESPCEETNPSPRPTPAGHAAACLKHDTDPSESTADWAQEPAEAE; encoded by the coding sequence ATGGAGGTTCGCAACCTGAAGAAACACTTCCCGATCACGAAGGGACTGCTCAACCGCGAGGTCGGCCGCGTACGCGCCGTCGACGGAATCTCCTTCTCCGTCGACCGCGGGGAGACGGTCGGGCTCGTCGGGGAGTCCGGCTGTGGGAAGTCGACGGCCGCAGAGTCGATCCTCAGACTCGAGGACCCGACGGACGGCTCCGTGATCTTCGACGGGCAGGACATCACGAAGTACGACGACACGGAGCTCAAGCGGTTCCGCCGGGAGGCACAGATGATCTTCCAGAACCCGGACTCCAGCTTCGACCCTCGAATGACCGTCGGGGAGTCGATCGCGGAGCCGTTGTCGATCCACGGCGTCGGCCCCCGGGAGCGCCGCGAGGAGATCTCTCGAGACCTGTTGGAGCGTGTCGGGCTCAACGCGGACGACGCCGATCGCTACCCACACGAGATGTCGGGCGGTCAGAAGCAACGTGTCGCGCTCGCGCGGGCGTTGGTCGTCAACCCTCGGATGATCGTCGCCGACGAGCCGGTGTCGGCGCTGGACGTCTCCGTCCAAGCGGACGTGATCTCGCTGCTGAAGGACATTCAGGAGGAGTTCAACCTCTCGATCCTGTTCATCAGCCACGACATGTCCGTCGTCCGCGAGGTGTGTGACCGGGTGGCCGTGATGTACCTCGGTGAGATCGTCGAGTTGGCCGACACGGAGACGATCTTCAACGACCCACAACACCCGTACACGAAGGCGTTGCTGTCGGCGATCCCGACGCTGGACCCGACGAGCCGCGGAATCGACTCCGGGCTCACCGGCGAGGTGCCGGAGCCGTCGAACCCGCCGTCGGGTTGTAACTTCTACACCCGGTGTCCGGAGGTGATCCAGCCCGACGGGCTGGAGATCGACCAGGCCGCCTACCGCGGCGTGATGGACCTCCGGGTGTCGATCGAGCGTCAGGGGATCGAGCTGGAGGGACTCCGCGAGTTCGTCGGCCTCGACGACGGTGAGTCCGCCACCGACGAGGACGCCCGGAAGATGCGAGCGGAACTCCGCCGGGAACACGACATTCCCGAGCGGATCGGTGACCGCGACGCCGAAGCCGCCGTCGAAGAGGCGTTGGACCAGATCGTCCGCGAGGAGGTGTCCGACGCGGCCGAGCGGCTGGCCGCGGAGTTCGAGTCGCCGTGCGAGGAGACCAACCCGTCACCCCGGCCGACGCCGGCCGGCCACGCGGCCGCGTGTCTGAAGCACGACACCGACCCCTCGGAGTCGACGGCCGACTGGGCACAAGAGCCCGCCGAGGCGGAGTAG
- a CDS encoding ABC transporter ATP-binding protein, which yields MNGDPLLAVEGLKTHFHTEEGTVRAVDGVDFDVRRGETVAIVGESGSGKTVTSESVTKILDMPPGEIVEGSVTFDGIDLTSMSHEELQEIRGDRISHIFQNPQNGLNPVYKVGRQIGEVFRIHRDDMSKSEVRRKVVDLLDRTGIPEASARIDDYPHEFSGGMKQRVLIAMALAQDPDLLIADEPTTALDVTIQAQILTLLEDLQEEFGMSVIFVTHDLGVVSEIADRVVVMYAGKVMERGDVESVFENPSHPYTKALIECLPGRGSSMRRIDGSLPDPTDPPEGCRFNPRCEYATEGCSAGDQPPMYPVDGSEDHTASCVYYGPAHDVAEAEGLGPSSGGVGETRADGGERQ from the coding sequence ATGAACGGCGACCCGTTGCTCGCGGTCGAGGGACTCAAGACCCACTTCCACACCGAGGAGGGGACCGTCCGTGCCGTCGACGGCGTCGACTTCGACGTTCGTCGCGGCGAGACGGTCGCCATCGTCGGGGAGTCCGGCTCCGGGAAGACCGTCACCAGCGAGTCGGTGACGAAGATTCTCGACATGCCGCCCGGCGAGATCGTCGAGGGATCCGTCACGTTCGACGGGATCGACCTCACTTCGATGTCACACGAGGAACTCCAGGAGATCCGGGGTGACCGGATCAGCCACATCTTCCAGAACCCACAGAACGGGCTCAACCCCGTCTACAAGGTGGGCCGCCAGATCGGCGAGGTGTTCCGGATCCACCGCGACGACATGTCGAAGTCGGAGGTACGCCGGAAGGTCGTCGACCTGCTGGACCGGACCGGCATTCCGGAGGCCAGCGCGCGGATCGACGACTACCCCCACGAGTTCTCCGGCGGCATGAAGCAACGCGTGTTGATCGCCATGGCGTTGGCGCAGGACCCGGACCTGCTGATCGCAGACGAGCCGACGACCGCGCTGGACGTGACGATCCAAGCGCAGATCCTCACCCTGTTGGAGGACCTCCAAGAGGAGTTCGGCATGAGCGTCATCTTCGTCACCCACGACCTGGGCGTAGTGTCGGAGATCGCGGACCGTGTCGTCGTGATGTACGCCGGGAAGGTGATGGAGCGTGGCGACGTGGAGTCGGTGTTCGAGAACCCCTCGCACCCGTACACGAAGGCGCTGATCGAGTGTCTCCCCGGCCGTGGGAGTTCGATGCGTCGGATCGACGGGTCGTTGCCAGACCCGACGGATCCGCCGGAGGGGTGTCGGTTCAACCCCCGGTGTGAGTACGCGACGGAGGGCTGTTCGGCCGGCGACCAGCCGCCGATGTACCCCGTCGACGGCAGCGAGGACCACACGGCATCCTGTGTCTACTACGGCCCGGCTCACGACGTGGCGGAAGCCGAGGGACTCGGGCCCAGTAGTGGCGGTGTCGGGGAGACCCGCGCAGACGGAGGTGAGCGACAGTGA
- a CDS encoding ABC transporter permease, which translates to MATDTFDNIDWDDQDVSSFSLSRETVAELLVYGAIVVTFLYDHYVLQNEGPLIGSWDVLSVEWLFAGTIVAMFFHGVLPLYQNPRMRGFYWKRFKQNRVAVFAAGFLVLVFFTGLIGPLVLEPPEVRFTNRIRPPVGITATIGGVAKTGTWKFPLGTTGKGQSILKLIVYGMRVSMQVGLISTVFTVVIGSVVGAVAALATAMDIGWLDEVLMRYVDVQSVFPSFLLLLLLVYLFGAKLWLIIMVYSFLSWEGVARTVRGEALQRSSEAYITAALASGADMMYVVRRHLIPNSANSVIISATILVPGFILGEAALAFLGFSDPTVYSWGRTISNGQSNLASAWWITTLPGIFLFLTVLSFYYVGEALRDAMDPRQQIEQGGGL; encoded by the coding sequence ATGGCGACGGACACCTTCGACAACATCGACTGGGACGATCAGGACGTCTCGTCGTTCAGTCTGTCGCGTGAGACCGTCGCGGAGCTGCTGGTGTACGGCGCGATCGTCGTGACGTTCCTGTACGACCACTACGTGCTCCAGAACGAGGGGCCGTTGATCGGCAGCTGGGACGTGTTGAGCGTGGAGTGGCTGTTCGCCGGCACGATCGTGGCGATGTTCTTCCACGGGGTCCTCCCGTTGTACCAGAACCCACGAATGCGGGGGTTCTACTGGAAGCGGTTCAAACAGAATCGCGTGGCGGTGTTCGCCGCCGGCTTCCTCGTGCTCGTGTTCTTCACGGGGTTGATCGGGCCGCTCGTCCTCGAGCCGCCGGAGGTACGGTTCACCAACCGGATCCGTCCGCCCGTCGGGATCACCGCGACCATCGGCGGCGTTGCGAAGACCGGGACCTGGAAGTTCCCGCTCGGGACGACCGGGAAGGGGCAGTCCATCCTGAAGCTGATCGTCTACGGAATGCGTGTCAGTATGCAGGTCGGGCTGATCTCGACCGTGTTCACCGTCGTCATCGGCTCCGTCGTCGGCGCCGTCGCGGCGCTGGCGACCGCGATGGACATCGGCTGGCTCGACGAGGTGCTGATGCGGTACGTCGACGTCCAGTCCGTGTTCCCCAGCTTCCTGCTGCTGTTGTTGCTCGTGTACCTGTTCGGTGCGAAGCTCTGGCTCATCATCATGGTGTACTCGTTCCTCTCGTGGGAGGGGGTCGCACGGACCGTGCGGGGCGAGGCGCTCCAACGGTCCTCGGAGGCGTACATCACGGCGGCGCTCGCGTCGGGCGCCGACATGATGTACGTCGTCCGGCGACACCTCATCCCCAACTCGGCGAACAGTGTCATAATCTCGGCGACCATCCTCGTTCCGGGGTTCATCCTGGGCGAGGCCGCGCTGGCGTTCCTCGGGTTCAGCGACCCGACGGTGTACTCGTGGGGACGGACGATCTCGAACGGCCAGTCGAACTTGGCCAGCGCGTGGTGGATCACCACGCTGCCCGGGATCTTCCTGTTCCTGACGGTGCTGTCGTTCTACTACGTCGGCGAGGCGCTGCGTGACGCGATGGACCCGCGCCAGCAGATCGAGCAGGGTGGTGGGCTATGA
- a CDS encoding ABC transporter permease — translation MKWYIAKRLLWTFVVAWIALSLTFGLLAASPNQGQMRATMSCAAVGENPEECREDFRERNNLDQPVTERYMNYMVNMVTLNWGWADSRSQYVIPAILSAWPYTAQYAIPVLLISTVVGYGLGLYSAYKPYTKTDYLASFVGFFGISIPNFWFALLLIILLGVPLDFIPTFYNSGVPAQQGWFSIANLKQLIIPMFVLLTASLAFQMRYCRAQAIEQMNQEFVKVAKAKGADDYRLMIWHVLRMAAVPLSTSFVGQLLAIFWSGSVIIEQIFAIPGLGLMSFTALVEQDTPLILGTSLIGVLLAIVGNLLEDIAYVVLDPRIDYGDR, via the coding sequence ATGAAGTGGTACATCGCCAAACGACTCCTGTGGACGTTCGTGGTGGCGTGGATCGCGCTGTCGCTCACGTTCGGTCTGCTCGCGGCCTCCCCCAACCAAGGCCAGATGCGGGCCACGATGAGCTGTGCCGCCGTCGGTGAGAACCCAGAGGAGTGTCGAGAGGACTTCCGCGAACGGAACAACCTCGACCAACCGGTGACGGAACGCTACATGAACTACATGGTCAACATGGTGACGCTCAACTGGGGGTGGGCCGACTCCAGATCACAGTACGTGATCCCGGCGATCCTGTCGGCGTGGCCGTACACCGCCCAGTACGCCATTCCCGTGTTGCTGATATCGACCGTCGTCGGCTACGGCCTCGGGTTGTACTCGGCGTACAAGCCGTACACGAAGACGGACTACCTCGCGTCGTTCGTCGGGTTCTTCGGGATCAGCATTCCGAACTTCTGGTTCGCGCTGTTGTTGATCATCCTGTTAGGAGTGCCGTTAGACTTCATACCGACGTTCTACAACAGCGGCGTACCAGCCCAACAGGGGTGGTTCTCGATAGCCAACCTGAAACAGCTGATCATCCCGATGTTCGTCCTGTTGACGGCGTCGCTGGCGTTCCAGATGCGGTACTGCCGGGCGCAGGCCATCGAGCAGATGAACCAGGAGTTCGTGAAGGTCGCCAAGGCCAAGGGGGCCGACGACTACCGGCTGATGATCTGGCACGTCCTCCGGATGGCAGCAGTGCCGTTGTCGACGAGCTTCGTCGGCCAACTGCTGGCCATCTTCTGGAGTGGATCGGTGATCATCGAGCAGATCTTCGCCATTCCCGGGCTCGGACTGATGTCGTTCACCGCGCTGGTCGAACAGGACACTCCGTTGATCCTGGGAACGAGCCTGATCGGCGTGCTGCTCGCCATCGTGGGGAACCTGCTCGAGGACATCGCCTACGTGGTGCTCGACCCACGCATCGACTACGGTGATCGCTGA